In Ilumatobacter fluminis, the following proteins share a genomic window:
- a CDS encoding Trm112 family protein, protein MSLDSTLLAILVCPEDKGELHYLESEQVLFNPRLRRTYEVRDGIPVMLVEDATALTDEEFDRLSALVTDG, encoded by the coding sequence ATGTCGCTCGATTCCACCCTCCTGGCCATCCTCGTCTGCCCCGAGGACAAGGGTGAACTGCACTATCTCGAGAGCGAGCAGGTGCTGTTCAACCCCCGGCTGCGGCGTACCTACGAGGTCCGCGACGGAATTCCGGTGATGTTGGTCGAGGACGCGACCGCGTTGACCGATGAAGAGTTCGACCGTCTGTCGGCCCTGGTCACGGACGGATGA
- a CDS encoding glycosyltransferase, with product METDPQLVPSVVSVMVVHEPGDWFDETLASLAAQDYANFRTLFLLTERDDGRAADISARIRDVLPSAFIRTLPGTIGFGAGANEVLRLVEGDNGFFLICHDDVALAPDTVRVLVAELFRSNAGVVGPKLVDWDEPRRLQHVGLGLDRFGEVDSIIEPGEFDQEQHDAVRDVFVLPSACFLVRADLFRTLGGFDPAITFHGDDVDLCWRAHMTGARVVVVPDAVVRHREQLELRRPDLPHRTMRARHRMRVVATLTGASRLLGRSIQMVLLTMVELVVGLFTGRFGEALASLRALGGLIPRTGSIVKRRRAIAGQRIVHEREVLSLQDRGSSRLTSYLRGKETTTYVGADSTVRRWREASFGPPLAWFLVVLAIVIGSRQFIRGGVPSVGEFLPFPESPGDLLTDYRSSFDGRSFGSASPLPTGWVVMAGASVLTLFRMQALLMFSIVGGYLVGALGAWRLVTVFPLNRARIAGMVVYVGTPLVPGLLGHGDWSTIAWYAALPWLVHLVRRAAGLEPADPTVVDLDITDGIAPVGWRHRVRAIGFLSLVLGVATAFVPVVIVLWAVVGLVLGVATLIAGGSWKVAAWLSGATAISVVVAFVLNLPWSLEWMQGALWSPEASGSTGRSIADIATLGTDDQRFVVLALALYVPVIAAVAITRAWRFTWSVRAAALVVVFGAALIAVEWDVIGLDIDPMLLAPPIALGLALSASAIAGGFGTDVLARGFGWRQPVAVLANLAVIVGLAPAILAVGNGRWDAPNTTMASLLAAQLPDDPAAGDYRALYVGDPRLLPVPGRTFQPGVAYAVTDDGPLEFTDRFYVPDTRGDEAIEEALALIASGSTLRAGRLLAPLGIRYVVIPYADGANSTTADPLPLPDGLVAAFENQLDLGAIYGPPSLEIFVNQAFIPVGAQLTGASAEASRIAGEENLAQVDLEAQPSMLGVDTGPPTAANQVIPGVVHIGIPYDERITLTVDGDDVPGRPGFGVTTAFDVDAAGTGRITYDRDESRGWWTATQLTLWFVVLVVAAGARAPFVRRRSGPAHDETLIDLDEQWDDHGDTVYDRDPTGGIAGEALDPTLAIEVPDEEWLDDVPDDGPDDGPGGEPTEDRS from the coding sequence GTGGAGACGGACCCCCAACTCGTTCCGTCGGTCGTGTCCGTGATGGTCGTGCACGAACCGGGTGACTGGTTCGACGAGACCCTCGCATCGCTCGCCGCCCAGGACTACGCCAACTTCCGCACCCTCTTCCTGCTCACCGAGCGCGACGACGGCCGTGCGGCGGACATCTCGGCGCGCATTCGCGACGTGCTCCCGAGCGCGTTCATCCGCACCCTGCCCGGCACGATCGGGTTCGGCGCCGGTGCCAACGAGGTGTTGCGACTCGTCGAGGGCGACAACGGCTTCTTCCTGATCTGTCACGACGACGTCGCCCTCGCACCCGACACCGTTCGGGTGCTCGTCGCCGAACTGTTCCGCTCGAACGCCGGTGTCGTCGGGCCCAAGCTCGTCGACTGGGACGAGCCCCGGCGTCTCCAGCACGTCGGCCTCGGCCTCGACCGCTTCGGCGAGGTCGACAGCATCATCGAGCCGGGCGAGTTCGACCAGGAGCAGCACGACGCCGTTCGCGACGTGTTCGTCCTGCCGTCGGCCTGCTTCCTCGTCCGTGCCGACCTCTTCCGCACCCTCGGCGGCTTCGACCCGGCCATCACGTTCCACGGCGACGACGTCGACCTGTGCTGGCGTGCCCACATGACGGGGGCCCGGGTGGTCGTCGTGCCCGATGCCGTCGTCCGCCACCGCGAACAGCTCGAGCTGCGCCGACCCGACCTGCCGCACCGCACGATGCGGGCCCGGCACCGGATGCGGGTCGTCGCCACCCTCACGGGGGCGTCGCGACTGCTCGGGCGTTCGATCCAGATGGTCCTGCTGACCATGGTCGAACTCGTCGTCGGCCTCTTCACCGGCCGGTTCGGCGAGGCGCTCGCCTCGCTGCGGGCGCTCGGCGGGCTGATCCCGCGCACCGGGTCGATCGTCAAGCGTCGGCGAGCGATCGCCGGTCAGCGGATCGTGCACGAACGCGAGGTGCTGAGCCTTCAAGACCGCGGCAGTTCGCGCCTGACGTCGTACCTGCGCGGCAAGGAGACGACGACGTACGTCGGCGCCGACAGCACCGTCCGGCGGTGGCGCGAGGCTTCGTTCGGACCGCCGCTCGCCTGGTTCCTGGTCGTGCTGGCCATCGTGATCGGCAGCCGCCAGTTCATCCGCGGGGGCGTGCCGTCGGTCGGCGAGTTCCTGCCGTTCCCCGAGAGTCCCGGCGACCTGCTCACCGACTATCGGTCCAGCTTCGACGGCCGGTCGTTCGGTTCGGCGTCGCCGCTGCCGACCGGCTGGGTCGTGATGGCCGGCGCCTCGGTGCTCACGCTGTTCCGGATGCAGGCGCTGCTGATGTTCTCGATCGTCGGCGGCTATCTCGTCGGAGCGCTCGGTGCCTGGCGCCTCGTGACCGTGTTCCCGCTCAACCGGGCGCGGATCGCCGGCATGGTGGTCTACGTCGGGACCCCGCTGGTGCCAGGGCTGCTCGGGCACGGTGACTGGTCGACGATCGCCTGGTACGCGGCACTGCCCTGGCTCGTCCACCTCGTGCGCCGCGCCGCCGGCCTCGAGCCGGCCGACCCGACCGTCGTCGACCTCGACATCACCGACGGCATCGCACCGGTCGGCTGGCGCCACCGCGTCCGTGCGATCGGCTTCCTGAGCCTCGTACTGGGCGTCGCCACGGCGTTCGTGCCCGTCGTCATCGTGCTGTGGGCCGTCGTCGGACTCGTGCTCGGAGTCGCGACGCTGATCGCCGGTGGCTCGTGGAAGGTCGCGGCCTGGCTGAGCGGTGCCACCGCCATCTCGGTCGTCGTCGCCTTCGTCCTGAACCTGCCGTGGAGCCTCGAGTGGATGCAGGGCGCGCTGTGGAGCCCGGAGGCGTCGGGCTCGACCGGGCGCTCGATCGCCGACATCGCGACGCTCGGCACCGACGACCAGCGCTTCGTCGTGCTGGCGTTGGCGCTGTACGTGCCGGTCATCGCTGCGGTGGCGATCACCCGCGCCTGGCGCTTCACCTGGAGCGTCCGTGCTGCGGCACTCGTCGTCGTGTTCGGCGCCGCGCTGATCGCCGTCGAATGGGACGTGATCGGCCTCGACATCGACCCGATGCTGCTCGCACCGCCGATCGCGCTCGGTCTGGCGCTCAGCGCATCGGCGATCGCCGGCGGCTTCGGTACCGACGTGCTGGCCCGAGGCTTCGGCTGGCGTCAGCCCGTCGCCGTACTCGCCAACCTCGCCGTGATCGTCGGGCTCGCCCCGGCGATCCTCGCCGTCGGCAACGGCCGATGGGACGCCCCGAACACCACGATGGCGTCGCTGCTCGCCGCCCAGTTGCCCGATGATCCGGCGGCCGGCGACTACCGGGCGTTGTACGTCGGCGACCCCCGTCTCCTCCCGGTGCCCGGTCGCACGTTCCAGCCGGGCGTCGCCTACGCCGTCACCGACGACGGCCCACTCGAGTTCACCGACCGGTTTTACGTCCCCGACACCCGCGGTGACGAGGCGATCGAGGAGGCACTGGCGTTGATCGCGAGTGGCTCGACGCTCCGTGCGGGCCGCCTGTTGGCGCCGCTCGGTATCCGGTACGTCGTGATCCCGTACGCCGACGGTGCGAACTCGACGACCGCCGACCCGCTCCCGCTGCCGGACGGTCTCGTCGCCGCGTTCGAGAACCAGCTCGATCTCGGGGCGATCTACGGCCCGCCGTCGCTCGAGATCTTCGTCAACCAGGCCTTCATCCCCGTCGGTGCTCAGCTGACGGGTGCCTCCGCCGAGGCGTCGCGCATCGCCGGCGAGGAGAACCTCGCCCAGGTCGACCTGGAGGCGCAGCCGTCGATGCTGGGTGTCGACACCGGTCCGCCCACCGCCGCGAACCAGGTCATCCCCGGCGTCGTCCACATCGGCATCCCGTACGACGAACGCATCACCTTGACGGTCGACGGCGACGACGTGCCCGGCCGCCCCGGCTTCGGCGTGACCACGGCGTTCGACGTCGACGCCGCCGGCACCGGACGCATCACCTACGACCGCGACGAGAGTCGCGGCTGGTGGACGGCCACCCAGCTCACGTTGTGGTTCGTCGTCTTGGTCGTCGCCGCGGGCGCCCGTGCGCCGTTCGTGCGCCGCCGTTCCGGCCCGGCGCACGACGAGACGCTCATCGACCTCGACGAGCAGTGGGACGATCACGGCGACACCGTGTACGACCGCGACCCGACCGGCGGCATCGCCGGCGAGGCACTCGACCCGACGCTCGCGATCGAGGTGCCCGACGAGGAGTGGCTCGACGACGTGCCCGATGACGGACCGGATGACGGTCCGGGCGGCGAGCCCACGGAGGATCGATCGTGA
- a CDS encoding DUF3499 family protein, with the protein MARQCSRTGCSEAATASLTYDYAHAMAWLDPLHAERDPHAYDLCERHAARLSPPQGWQLRDRRFVEPASALIAV; encoded by the coding sequence GTGGCGAGACAGTGTTCGAGGACGGGATGCAGCGAGGCGGCGACCGCCAGCCTCACCTACGACTACGCCCATGCGATGGCGTGGCTCGACCCGCTGCACGCCGAACGCGACCCGCACGCCTACGACCTGTGTGAGCGTCACGCCGCTCGCCTGTCGCCCCCACAGGGCTGGCAGCTGCGTGACCGGCGCTTCGTCGAACCGGCGAGCGCCCTGATCGCCGTCTGA
- a CDS encoding DUF5719 family protein yields MKRRLPGLLLVLVAVVGVVVASRNTAESSVPQFSVTTAGWMPSAPAAGGLIESWFCPGVPATGVDGVDGEIVIANRGGQSLEGTVLVLNDDAESRRLDLLVDPWTTATLDLDETLPGAITGAVVEIEGGGALVEQVALSPDGNSYAACANATSDAWYLADGFTVEGSIDQVILTNPFEQTVVANLSFSTQEGYREPGSYRGLTVPPRSIRVVDLGAPGAGAQSEPVLAVDVEVTRGRLVVGRSQDFVGGGRSGTQVSLGSPVTREQWWFSNGASGPGIDEEYVIYNPTSQSVEVDVLFIGIETPVLVDPIEVPARQVVTYDSSTQEGLPDGGHAVVFATASSEPSIVVDRVITETDGEVRGTGVLTGALARNGYVASTWYVPRGPEESVSEAIVIYNVDNEPGTVTVSAVGTSGPVPIEGLIDVDYGAAGRVSLDLDDPLIAGRQLIVEGTTRIMVERSFPNGVGGLRTPSWAIPQG; encoded by the coding sequence GTGAAGCGCCGACTGCCCGGACTCTTGCTCGTCCTCGTCGCCGTCGTCGGTGTCGTGGTCGCCTCTCGCAACACGGCCGAGTCGTCGGTGCCGCAGTTCAGCGTCACCACCGCGGGGTGGATGCCGTCCGCTCCCGCCGCCGGTGGTCTCATCGAGTCGTGGTTCTGCCCCGGTGTGCCGGCGACGGGCGTCGACGGCGTGGACGGTGAGATCGTCATCGCCAACCGCGGTGGCCAGTCGCTCGAAGGCACGGTGCTCGTCCTCAACGACGACGCCGAGAGTCGACGACTCGATCTGCTCGTCGATCCGTGGACGACGGCGACGCTCGACCTCGACGAGACCCTGCCCGGCGCGATCACCGGCGCCGTGGTCGAGATCGAGGGTGGCGGTGCGCTCGTCGAGCAGGTGGCGCTGAGCCCCGATGGAAACAGCTACGCCGCGTGTGCGAACGCCACGTCCGACGCCTGGTATCTCGCCGACGGGTTCACCGTCGAGGGCAGCATCGACCAGGTCATCCTCACGAACCCGTTCGAGCAGACGGTGGTCGCCAACCTGTCGTTCTCGACGCAGGAGGGCTACCGCGAGCCGGGTTCGTACCGCGGTCTCACGGTGCCGCCGCGCAGCATCCGGGTCGTCGACCTCGGCGCTCCGGGCGCCGGCGCCCAGAGCGAGCCGGTGTTGGCGGTCGACGTCGAGGTGACGCGTGGCCGTCTGGTCGTCGGACGTTCGCAGGACTTCGTCGGCGGCGGCCGCTCGGGCACCCAGGTCTCCCTCGGTTCGCCCGTGACCCGTGAGCAGTGGTGGTTCTCGAACGGTGCGTCCGGTCCGGGTATCGACGAGGAGTACGTCATCTACAACCCGACCTCGCAGTCGGTCGAGGTCGACGTGCTGTTCATCGGCATCGAGACGCCGGTGCTGGTCGATCCGATCGAGGTGCCCGCCCGCCAGGTCGTCACCTACGACTCGAGCACGCAGGAAGGACTGCCCGACGGCGGTCACGCGGTCGTGTTCGCCACGGCCTCGAGTGAACCGTCAATCGTCGTCGATCGGGTGATCACCGAGACCGACGGCGAGGTGCGCGGCACCGGTGTGCTCACCGGTGCGCTGGCCCGCAACGGCTACGTCGCCTCCACGTGGTACGTACCGCGCGGCCCCGAGGAGTCGGTGAGCGAGGCGATCGTCATCTACAACGTCGACAACGAGCCAGGCACCGTCACGGTGTCTGCCGTGGGCACCTCCGGCCCGGTTCCGATCGAGGGGCTGATCGACGTCGACTACGGCGCCGCCGGGCGCGTGTCGCTCGATCTCGACGATCCGTTGATCGCCGGACGCCAGCTGATCGTCGAGGGAACGACGCGCATCATGGTCGAGCGGTCGTTCCCGAACGGTGTCGGTGGTCTGCGGACCCCGTCGTGGGCGATCCCGCAGGGCTGA
- the ftsH gene encoding ATP-dependent zinc metalloprotease FtsH — protein MDKLPPPPPPPPPGNGRSPGQRPERPDRRPTSGGDDEERGSTPPWVKRWLPWIAVGLFLAIVLVPAFTSGDNGDEISYSEFISEVAAGDVVQAEWENETGSITGEFDTGDRFNTTGQAAGPSDADEATIRENVPDFNFTQPSSNWFLGILSLLLPILLIIGFFVWLQRRAQGQMGNVMSIGRSKAKAYQADKPSTTFADIAGYEGVKQEITEAVDFLRMPERFHEIGARVPKGLLLVGPPGTGKTLFARAVAGEAGVGFLSVTGSDFMEMFVGVGASRVRDLFQQARRMGKAIIFIDEIDSIGRKRGAGLGGGHDEREQTLNQMLSEMDGFETSEGIVIMAATNRPDILDPALLRPGRFDRQIVVPLPEYEERKAILEVHSRDKRMGGDVDLDTMARATPGMAGADLANLVNEAALIAVRRGSKEIERIDFENARDRVVLGAQRESLIMNAEEKRATAYHEGGHALLSVVLPNGDPLHKVTILPRGMALGVTWSLPQERHTYSKEYFEDTICKAMGGRVAEKIVFGHLNSGAANDLEQATNIGRRMVREWGMSDEVGPMAWHSQQQVFLGEDLMSQGREYSDETAKLLDDEIAKILHGQEQRAHHLLTKHRRGLELIAESLLEHETIDGPAVARLIQQGLDEAGVDEQIDANVLGTPE, from the coding sequence ATGGACAAGCTGCCTCCGCCTCCACCTCCACCACCACCGGGGAACGGGCGATCGCCTGGTCAGAGGCCCGAGCGGCCCGACCGGCGTCCCACCTCCGGTGGCGACGACGAGGAGCGCGGCTCCACGCCGCCGTGGGTCAAGCGTTGGCTGCCCTGGATCGCGGTCGGCCTGTTCCTCGCGATCGTCCTCGTGCCGGCGTTCACGTCCGGCGACAACGGTGACGAGATCTCCTACTCCGAGTTCATCTCCGAGGTCGCCGCGGGCGACGTCGTGCAGGCCGAATGGGAGAACGAGACCGGCAGCATCACCGGCGAGTTCGACACCGGCGACCGGTTCAACACGACCGGCCAGGCAGCGGGTCCGTCCGACGCCGACGAGGCGACGATCCGTGAGAACGTCCCCGACTTCAACTTCACCCAGCCGAGCAGCAACTGGTTCCTCGGCATCCTCAGCCTGCTCCTGCCGATCCTGCTGATCATCGGTTTCTTCGTCTGGCTCCAGCGCCGTGCGCAGGGCCAGATGGGCAACGTGATGTCGATCGGGCGCAGCAAGGCCAAGGCGTACCAGGCCGACAAGCCGTCCACCACGTTCGCCGACATCGCCGGCTACGAGGGCGTCAAGCAGGAGATCACCGAAGCGGTCGACTTCCTGCGCATGCCCGAGCGATTCCACGAGATCGGCGCCCGCGTGCCGAAGGGCCTGCTGCTGGTCGGCCCTCCGGGCACCGGCAAGACCCTGTTCGCCCGAGCCGTCGCCGGCGAGGCGGGTGTCGGGTTCCTCTCGGTCACCGGCTCCGACTTCATGGAGATGTTCGTCGGCGTCGGTGCCTCCCGCGTCCGCGACCTGTTCCAGCAGGCCCGCCGGATGGGCAAGGCCATCATCTTCATCGACGAGATCGACTCGATCGGCCGCAAGCGTGGTGCCGGTCTGGGTGGCGGTCACGACGAGCGCGAGCAGACCCTCAACCAGATGCTGTCCGAGATGGACGGTTTCGAGACGTCCGAGGGCATCGTCATCATGGCGGCCACCAACCGCCCCGACATCCTCGACCCGGCGCTCCTGCGCCCCGGCCGCTTCGACCGCCAGATCGTCGTGCCGCTGCCCGAGTACGAGGAGCGCAAGGCGATCCTCGAGGTGCACAGCCGCGACAAGCGGATGGGCGGCGACGTCGACCTCGACACGATGGCGCGGGCGACGCCCGGCATGGCCGGCGCCGATCTCGCCAACCTCGTCAACGAGGCGGCGCTCATCGCCGTCCGTCGTGGCTCGAAGGAGATCGAACGGATCGACTTCGAGAACGCCCGCGACCGTGTCGTGCTCGGCGCCCAGCGCGAGTCGCTGATCATGAACGCCGAGGAGAAGCGGGCCACGGCCTACCACGAGGGCGGTCACGCCCTGTTGTCGGTGGTGCTGCCGAACGGCGACCCGCTCCACAAGGTCACCATCCTCCCCCGCGGCATGGCACTCGGCGTCACGTGGAGTCTCCCCCAGGAGCGTCACACGTACTCCAAGGAGTACTTCGAGGACACGATCTGCAAGGCGATGGGCGGCCGCGTGGCCGAGAAGATCGTCTTCGGGCACCTCAACTCCGGCGCCGCCAACGACCTCGAGCAGGCCACCAACATCGGCCGCCGCATGGTCCGCGAGTGGGGCATGAGCGACGAGGTCGGCCCGATGGCGTGGCACAGCCAGCAGCAGGTGTTCCTCGGCGAAGACCTGATGTCGCAGGGCCGCGAGTACTCCGACGAGACGGCCAAGCTGCTCGACGACGAGATCGCCAAGATCCTGCACGGCCAGGAGCAGCGTGCCCATCACCTGCTCACCAAGCACCGCCGTGGCCTCGAACTGATCGCCGAGTCGCTCCTCGAGCACGAGACGATCGACGGACCGGCGGTCGCCCGCCTGATCCAGCAGGGCCTCGACGAGGCCGGCGTCGACGAACAGATCGACGCCAACGTCCTCGGCACCCCCGAGTAA
- a CDS encoding CPBP family intramembrane glutamic endopeptidase, translating into MHVPLRVAGFAWVTGWIVGGLLLAWLALAAMGVDLSGDQDLTIPQLSVSAVAQWTAFGVVLFVVSRQFGTGEPLVDYAVVFRPVDLLAVPAGVIAQVAALPVLYWPLQQLWPDTFSQEALEERARDLADSASGGDVVLLVLVVAIGAPIFEELVYRGLLQRSLVDTIGRWPGLVAASLWFAAIHLAPVELPGLFMAGMVFGGAMHLTGRLGPAMLAHFGFNAAGLAIAFS; encoded by the coding sequence GTGCATGTCCCACTCAGAGTCGCCGGCTTCGCCTGGGTCACCGGCTGGATCGTCGGTGGACTCCTGCTCGCCTGGCTGGCGCTGGCCGCGATGGGTGTCGACCTGTCGGGCGACCAGGACCTCACGATCCCCCAGCTCTCCGTGTCGGCGGTCGCGCAGTGGACGGCCTTCGGCGTGGTGCTGTTCGTCGTCAGCCGCCAGTTCGGCACCGGTGAGCCCCTGGTCGACTACGCGGTCGTGTTCCGCCCGGTCGACCTGCTCGCCGTCCCGGCCGGCGTGATCGCCCAGGTCGCAGCCCTACCGGTGCTGTACTGGCCGCTCCAGCAACTCTGGCCCGACACCTTCTCGCAGGAGGCACTCGAGGAACGGGCGCGTGACCTCGCCGACAGCGCATCGGGCGGCGACGTGGTGTTGCTCGTCCTCGTGGTCGCGATCGGGGCGCCCATCTTCGAGGAGTTGGTCTACCGAGGACTGCTGCAGCGATCGCTGGTCGACACGATCGGGCGCTGGCCGGGCCTGGTGGCCGCGTCGCTGTGGTTCGCTGCGATCCACCTGGCGCCCGTCGAGCTGCCCGGTCTGTTCATGGCGGGCATGGTGTTCGGCGGCGCCATGCACCTCACCGGACGGCTCGGGCCGGCGATGCTCGCCCACTTCGGCTTCAACGCCGCCGGGCTGGCGATCGCCTTTTCGTAG
- the manB gene encoding phosphomannomutase/phosphoglucomutase (converts mannose-6-phosphate to mannose-1-phosphate; the resulting product is then converted to GDP-mannose by ManC which is then used in the synthesis of mannose-containing glycoconjugates that are important for mediating entry into host cells): MSVLDEIVKAYDIRGTVPDQFHGEVAHALGVGFARFTGVDQIVVGRDMRRSGDDLVAEFARGVQEQGVDVLDIGLASTDLLYYAAGSLDMPGAMFTASHNPAQYNGVKFCLAGARPVGIDSGLAEIRATASTVLDGVGPRPAETAGSYSQRDLLDAFADHVVSFLDADAIRPMRVVADTANGMGGLVVPAVFDRLAAIELEVMYGELDGSFPNHPADPLQPANQRDLRARVVTGEFDLGLAFDGDADRVFMVDELGEGLSGSTTTALLAASVLRSNPGATILHNLICSRAVPEVVRELGGEPVRTQVGHSYIKQVMVETGAAFGGEHSAHYYFADNYRADSGLIASMLMIGEMSRNGEALSVMRKPYERYAASGEINTQVDDPRAVIEAVSAHFDGKPQDRLDGLSVDCDDWWFNLRPSNTEPLLRLNLEAVDREICDDRVADMLALITQS, encoded by the coding sequence ATGTCAGTTCTCGATGAGATCGTCAAGGCGTACGACATCCGCGGCACCGTTCCCGACCAATTCCATGGAGAGGTCGCACACGCGCTCGGAGTCGGATTCGCCCGCTTCACCGGAGTCGACCAGATCGTGGTCGGCCGAGACATGCGCCGTTCCGGCGACGATCTCGTGGCCGAGTTCGCTCGTGGTGTCCAGGAACAGGGTGTCGACGTGCTCGACATCGGCCTGGCCTCCACCGACCTGCTCTACTACGCGGCCGGCTCGCTCGACATGCCCGGCGCCATGTTCACCGCCTCGCACAACCCGGCGCAGTACAACGGTGTGAAGTTCTGCCTCGCCGGCGCCCGCCCGGTCGGCATCGACAGCGGGCTCGCCGAGATCCGAGCCACGGCGTCCACCGTGCTCGACGGTGTCGGACCGCGCCCCGCCGAGACCGCCGGTTCGTACTCGCAGCGCGATCTGCTCGACGCCTTTGCCGACCATGTCGTGTCGTTCCTCGACGCCGACGCCATCCGGCCGATGCGGGTGGTGGCCGACACGGCCAACGGTATGGGCGGCCTCGTCGTCCCGGCCGTGTTCGACCGGCTCGCGGCCATCGAACTCGAGGTCATGTACGGCGAACTCGACGGATCGTTCCCCAACCATCCCGCCGACCCGCTCCAGCCGGCCAACCAGCGCGACCTGCGTGCCCGAGTGGTCACCGGCGAGTTCGACCTGGGCCTGGCATTCGACGGCGACGCCGACCGGGTGTTCATGGTCGACGAACTGGGCGAGGGGCTGAGCGGCTCCACGACCACGGCGCTGCTCGCCGCGTCGGTCCTGCGGTCCAATCCCGGCGCCACGATCCTGCACAACCTGATCTGCTCCCGGGCGGTGCCCGAGGTCGTCCGCGAACTCGGTGGCGAACCGGTGCGCACCCAGGTCGGCCACTCCTACATCAAGCAGGTCATGGTCGAGACCGGCGCCGCGTTCGGTGGCGAGCACTCGGCGCACTACTACTTCGCCGACAACTACCGGGCCGACTCCGGCCTGATCGCGTCGATGCTGATGATCGGCGAGATGAGCCGCAACGGTGAGGCGCTGTCGGTCATGCGCAAGCCGTACGAGCGCTATGCCGCGAGCGGCGAGATCAACACCCAGGTCGACGACCCCCGTGCCGTCATCGAGGCCGTCAGCGCCCACTTCGACGGCAAGCCCCAGGACCGGCTCGACGGGCTCAGCGTCGACTGCGACGACTGGTGGTTCAACCTCCGCCCGTCGAACACCGAACCGTTGCTGCGACTCAACCTCGAAGCCGTCGACCGTGAGATCTGCGACGATCGCGTCGCCGACATGCTCGCCCTCATCACCCAGTCCTGA